A window from Vespa velutina chromosome 13, iVesVel2.1, whole genome shotgun sequence encodes these proteins:
- the LOC124953827 gene encoding ubiquitin-protein ligase E3B isoform X2, with product MFKTEESSRGSFLQQTKAAREERAHEKDREAAVIVIQAYVRGWLARIRFTKKILEEFDINFPDDCTKLDANIELQLALHIYRVTSRFLIIYKKERDQERIEKLCRYLVQTLQSESPKFSYVGVALNKDHYISWILQMKTILNHCLIGLDSLKPEISSDHTSILLRLYTLVSFTSPASWAILKVESMEKLRTGMSQLCANIMGHLVNNGFYAIMQTLLVKGLGRAEVSSISVALSAAVTLTLRPLISSQMSDKLVSLFLINIFSVPALVYHLNMLCPECISSFIMHNLFARSLELLNSEQNLRIVFNALEGSYALCLLSNLIQLANIEREEVLRDSYFPSFTFVVTKMLEACQQYVVAKQSNITHWHPILGWFAQSVDTPLQEAIPYVTSQLVCLWTGRIVLQLIGQPLTELVGKESPPQLEQQSTSISTNIFRRAFLEARTNRNNSNKNYRKLGSPECTKIALICSMYQTALHTLTQMKQDILTGLCYQDKILYHMWLFLGTLGPHCGLKAFLDHLAANTKCTAPEFQMLILFCDCMTHYVTILDDMEMYEQQDPFKLSDFITMSFFLNQFLYKAVLNNLFDVKTVSNNPLFTSLHTLLMAIYRRDCRRPFCPEGHWLAKEVRVSGFLADLEKRRGGAALLLSKMPHVIPHSERVVLFRKHVANEKAVMGLTESACNSPPTTLIVVHRTRIVEDGYRQLAMLPPQALKGVIRVRFVNEQGLAEAGIDQDGVFKEFLEETIKRVFDPSLNLFKATSENRLYPSPTSSMQDNHLQLFEFVGRMLGKAVYEGIVVDVPFASFFVSQFSGQAGGTLYNCLDELASLDRDLYRSLTLVKHYKGDVRQLELTFSLDEDVMGKLVTHELIPGGRAEAVTNQNKIRYIHRMAHFRMHTQIKEQTAAFIKGFCSIINPDWLSLFSTPELQRLISGDNVPLDLRDLRRHTQYYGGFHDSHRVVCWLWDILEKDFTEEERGLFLKFVTSCSKSPLLGFAHLEPRFSIRCVEVGDDEDTGDTIGSVIRGFFTIRKKDPQIRLPTSSTCFNLLKLPNYQKKSTLREKLRYAVTSNTGFELS from the exons ATGTTTAAAACAGAAGAATCCTCACGAGGTAGCTTCCTTCAGCAAACAAAAGCcgcgagagaagaaagagctCACGAGAAAGATAGGGAAGCTGCTGTCATTGTTATTCAAGCGTATGTTAGAGGATGGTTGGCTCGTATCAGATTTACCAAAAAGATTCT AGAGGAATTCGATATCAATTTTCCTGATGATTGTACAAAGCTGGATGCAAACATAGAGTTGCAGCTTGCGTTGCATATATACAGGGTTACTTCTagatttttgattatttataagaaggaaagggatcaagaaagaatagaaaaattgtgTAG atacCTTGTGCAAACTCTTCAATCAGAGTCCCCAAAGTTCTCATATGTAGGTGTGGCTCTTAACAAGGATCACTACATATCATGGATATTGcaaatgaaaacaattttaaatcattGTCTCATTGGCTTGGACAGCCTTAAACCTGAAATAAGTTCTGACCATACGTCCATCCTATTGAGATTATACACATTAGTTAGTTTTACATCACCAGCATCATGGGCAATATTAAAGGTAGAGAGCATGGAAAAACTTAGAACTGGTATGAGCCAATTATGTGCAAACATAATGGGGCACCTTGTTAATAATGGCTTTTACGCTATTATGCAG aCATTACTAGTAAAAGGATTAGGTAGAGCTGAAGTTTCATCGATATCAGTTGCACTCTCTGCAGCTGTGACGTTAACTTTAAGACCATTGATATCCTCTCAAATGTCAGATAAActagtatcattatttttaattaatatttttagtgTCCCTGCTTTGGTTTATCACTTGAACATGTTATGTCCGGAG TGCATTTCATCCTTTATTATGCACAATTTATTTGCAAGAAGTTTGGAACTGTTAAATTCAGAACAAAATTTGAGGATAGTTTTTAATGCACTGGAGGGTAGTTATGCACtttgtttattatcaaatttgatACAGTTAGCAAAtattgaaagagaagaagtccTGAGGGATTCATATTTTCCTTCATTCACG ttTGTTGTTACAAAAATGCTGGAGGCCTGTCAACAGTATGTAGTGGCCAAACAAAGTAACATAACTCATTGGCATCCAATTCTTGGTTGGTTTGCACAATCAGTGGATACTCCTTTACAAGAAGCTATTCCTTATGTGACATCACAATTAGTTTGCCTATGGACTGGTAGAAttgttttacaattaattg GTCAACCATTAACCGAACTCGTTGGTAAAGAATCACCACCACAATTGGAACAACAAAGTACATCTATAAGTACTAATATTTTCCGTCGGGCATTTTTGGAAGCACGcacaaatagaaataatagcaataaaaattatagaaaattaggAAGTCCCGAATGTACCAAAATTGCCCTAATCTGTTCTATGTACCAAACTGCTCTTCATACTCTTACACAAATGAAGCAGGATATATTAACGG gacTTTGTTATCAAGACAAAATTTTGTATCATATGTGGTTGTTTTTGGGAACATTAGGACCACACTGTGGTTTAAAAGCATTTTTAGATCACTTAGCGGCAAATACAAAATGTACAGCACCAGAATTTCAAATGTTGATATTGTTTTGCGATTGTATGACACATTATGTTAC tatATTAGATGACATGGAGATGTACGAACAGCAAGATCCCTTTAAATTATCGGATTTTATAACAATGTCattttttttgaatcaatTTTTGTACAAAGCCGTTCTTAATAATCTATTCG ATGTGAAAACAGTATCTAACAATCCGTTATTTACATCACTACATACACTTTTAATGGCGATTTATCGTCGGGATTGTAGAAGGCCTTTTTGTCCGGAAGGACATTGGTTGGCGaag GAAGTACGAGTATCTGGTTTCTTAGCTGatttagaaaagagaagaggtgGTGCAGCACTTTTGTTATCAAAAATGCCGCATGTCATACCGCATTCCGAAAGGGTGGTATTATTTCGAAAGCATGTTGCCAACGAAAAAGCTGTTATGGGTTTAACAGAAAGTGCTTGTAACAGTCCACCAACTACATTAATAGTTGTTCACAG aaCGCGTATAGTAGAGGATGGTTATCGGCAATTAGCTATGTTACCTCCTCAAGCATTGAAAGGTGTAATCAGAGTACGGTTCGTGAACGAACAAGGTTTAGCAGAAGCTGGAATAGATCAGGATGGTGTATTCAAAGAATTTttagaagaaacgataaaaagagtTTTCGATCCGTCATTAAATTTGTTCAAAGCTACAAGTGAAAATCGTCTTTATCCTTCTCCAACTTCCTCAATGCAGGACAATCATTTACAATTATTCGAATTCGTTGGACGGATGTTAGGGAAGGCAGTTTACGag GGAATCGTTGTGGATGTACCATTTGcgtcattttttgtttcacaATTTTCTGGACAAGCAGGAGGAactttatataattgtttGGACGAGCTTGCTTCGTTGGATCGAGATCTTTATCGTAGTTTAACATTGGTTAAACATTACAAAGGCGATGTTAGACAATTAGAATTAACATTCTCATTAGACGAGGATGTTATGGGAAAATTAGTAACCCACGAATTGATACCTGGTGGACGTGCCGAGGCAGTTactaatcaaaataaaattcgttatatacatagaatgGCACATTTTAGAATGCATACTCAAATAAAGGAACAAACAGCAGCTTTTATAAAAGGATTTTGTTCTATAATCAATCCCGATtggttatcattattttcaacacCAGAA CTACAAAGATTAATTTCGGGCGATAACGTCCCGTTGGATCTACGTGATCTACGTAGGCACACGCAATACTATGGTGGTTTTCACGACAGTCATAGAGTAGTATGTTGGTTATGGGACATCCTCGAGAAAGACTTTAccgaggaagaaagagggtTGTTTTTGAAG TTCGTCACAAGCTGTTCGAAATCACCCTTGCTTGGATTCGCTCATCTGGAACCAAGATTTTCAATACGTTGCGTTGAAGTTGGCGATGACGAGGATACAGGTGATACAATTG GCAGTGTGATACGTGGATTCTTTACGATACGTAAAAAGGATCCTCAAATTCGATTGCCTACCTCCTCTACGTGTTTCAATTTATTGAAACTACCAAATTACCAGAAAAAGAGTACGCTTCGTGAGAAGTTACGTTATGCTGTGACCAGTAATACAGGTTTCGAGCTTTCTTAA
- the LOC124953827 gene encoding ubiquitin-protein ligase E3B isoform X1, with translation MFKTEESSRGSFLQQTKAAREERAHEKDREAAVIVIQAYVRGWLARIRFTKKILEEFDINFPDDCTKLDANIELQLALHIYRVTSRFLIIYKKERDQERIEKLCRYLVQTLQSESPKFSYVGVALNKDHYISWILQMKTILNHCLIGLDSLKPEISSDHTSILLRLYTLVSFTSPASWAILKVESMEKLRTGMSQLCANIMGHLVNNGFYAIMQTLLVKGLGRAEVSSISVALSAAVTLTLRPLISSQMSDKLVSLFLINIFSVPALVYHLNMLCPECISSFIMHNLFARSLELLNSEQNLRIVFNALEGSYALCLLSNLIQLANIEREEVLRDSYFPSFTFVVTKMLEACQQYVVAKQSNITHWHPILGWFAQSVDTPLQEAIPYVTSQLVCLWTGRIVLQLIGQPLTELVGKESPPQLEQQSTSISTNIFRRAFLEARTNRNNSNKNYRKLGSPECTKIALICSMYQTALHTLTQMKQDILTGLCYQDKILYHMWLFLGTLGPHCGLKAFLDHLAANTKCTAPEFQMLILFCDCMTHYVTILDDMEMYEQQDPFKLSDFITMSFFLNQFLYKAVLNNLFDVTDVKTVSNNPLFTSLHTLLMAIYRRDCRRPFCPEGHWLAKEVRVSGFLADLEKRRGGAALLLSKMPHVIPHSERVVLFRKHVANEKAVMGLTESACNSPPTTLIVVHRTRIVEDGYRQLAMLPPQALKGVIRVRFVNEQGLAEAGIDQDGVFKEFLEETIKRVFDPSLNLFKATSENRLYPSPTSSMQDNHLQLFEFVGRMLGKAVYEGIVVDVPFASFFVSQFSGQAGGTLYNCLDELASLDRDLYRSLTLVKHYKGDVRQLELTFSLDEDVMGKLVTHELIPGGRAEAVTNQNKIRYIHRMAHFRMHTQIKEQTAAFIKGFCSIINPDWLSLFSTPELQRLISGDNVPLDLRDLRRHTQYYGGFHDSHRVVCWLWDILEKDFTEEERGLFLKFVTSCSKSPLLGFAHLEPRFSIRCVEVGDDEDTGDTIGSVIRGFFTIRKKDPQIRLPTSSTCFNLLKLPNYQKKSTLREKLRYAVTSNTGFELS, from the exons ATGTTTAAAACAGAAGAATCCTCACGAGGTAGCTTCCTTCAGCAAACAAAAGCcgcgagagaagaaagagctCACGAGAAAGATAGGGAAGCTGCTGTCATTGTTATTCAAGCGTATGTTAGAGGATGGTTGGCTCGTATCAGATTTACCAAAAAGATTCT AGAGGAATTCGATATCAATTTTCCTGATGATTGTACAAAGCTGGATGCAAACATAGAGTTGCAGCTTGCGTTGCATATATACAGGGTTACTTCTagatttttgattatttataagaaggaaagggatcaagaaagaatagaaaaattgtgTAG atacCTTGTGCAAACTCTTCAATCAGAGTCCCCAAAGTTCTCATATGTAGGTGTGGCTCTTAACAAGGATCACTACATATCATGGATATTGcaaatgaaaacaattttaaatcattGTCTCATTGGCTTGGACAGCCTTAAACCTGAAATAAGTTCTGACCATACGTCCATCCTATTGAGATTATACACATTAGTTAGTTTTACATCACCAGCATCATGGGCAATATTAAAGGTAGAGAGCATGGAAAAACTTAGAACTGGTATGAGCCAATTATGTGCAAACATAATGGGGCACCTTGTTAATAATGGCTTTTACGCTATTATGCAG aCATTACTAGTAAAAGGATTAGGTAGAGCTGAAGTTTCATCGATATCAGTTGCACTCTCTGCAGCTGTGACGTTAACTTTAAGACCATTGATATCCTCTCAAATGTCAGATAAActagtatcattatttttaattaatatttttagtgTCCCTGCTTTGGTTTATCACTTGAACATGTTATGTCCGGAG TGCATTTCATCCTTTATTATGCACAATTTATTTGCAAGAAGTTTGGAACTGTTAAATTCAGAACAAAATTTGAGGATAGTTTTTAATGCACTGGAGGGTAGTTATGCACtttgtttattatcaaatttgatACAGTTAGCAAAtattgaaagagaagaagtccTGAGGGATTCATATTTTCCTTCATTCACG ttTGTTGTTACAAAAATGCTGGAGGCCTGTCAACAGTATGTAGTGGCCAAACAAAGTAACATAACTCATTGGCATCCAATTCTTGGTTGGTTTGCACAATCAGTGGATACTCCTTTACAAGAAGCTATTCCTTATGTGACATCACAATTAGTTTGCCTATGGACTGGTAGAAttgttttacaattaattg GTCAACCATTAACCGAACTCGTTGGTAAAGAATCACCACCACAATTGGAACAACAAAGTACATCTATAAGTACTAATATTTTCCGTCGGGCATTTTTGGAAGCACGcacaaatagaaataatagcaataaaaattatagaaaattaggAAGTCCCGAATGTACCAAAATTGCCCTAATCTGTTCTATGTACCAAACTGCTCTTCATACTCTTACACAAATGAAGCAGGATATATTAACGG gacTTTGTTATCAAGACAAAATTTTGTATCATATGTGGTTGTTTTTGGGAACATTAGGACCACACTGTGGTTTAAAAGCATTTTTAGATCACTTAGCGGCAAATACAAAATGTACAGCACCAGAATTTCAAATGTTGATATTGTTTTGCGATTGTATGACACATTATGTTAC tatATTAGATGACATGGAGATGTACGAACAGCAAGATCCCTTTAAATTATCGGATTTTATAACAATGTCattttttttgaatcaatTTTTGTACAAAGCCGTTCTTAATAATCTATTCG ATGTTACAGATGTGAAAACAGTATCTAACAATCCGTTATTTACATCACTACATACACTTTTAATGGCGATTTATCGTCGGGATTGTAGAAGGCCTTTTTGTCCGGAAGGACATTGGTTGGCGaag GAAGTACGAGTATCTGGTTTCTTAGCTGatttagaaaagagaagaggtgGTGCAGCACTTTTGTTATCAAAAATGCCGCATGTCATACCGCATTCCGAAAGGGTGGTATTATTTCGAAAGCATGTTGCCAACGAAAAAGCTGTTATGGGTTTAACAGAAAGTGCTTGTAACAGTCCACCAACTACATTAATAGTTGTTCACAG aaCGCGTATAGTAGAGGATGGTTATCGGCAATTAGCTATGTTACCTCCTCAAGCATTGAAAGGTGTAATCAGAGTACGGTTCGTGAACGAACAAGGTTTAGCAGAAGCTGGAATAGATCAGGATGGTGTATTCAAAGAATTTttagaagaaacgataaaaagagtTTTCGATCCGTCATTAAATTTGTTCAAAGCTACAAGTGAAAATCGTCTTTATCCTTCTCCAACTTCCTCAATGCAGGACAATCATTTACAATTATTCGAATTCGTTGGACGGATGTTAGGGAAGGCAGTTTACGag GGAATCGTTGTGGATGTACCATTTGcgtcattttttgtttcacaATTTTCTGGACAAGCAGGAGGAactttatataattgtttGGACGAGCTTGCTTCGTTGGATCGAGATCTTTATCGTAGTTTAACATTGGTTAAACATTACAAAGGCGATGTTAGACAATTAGAATTAACATTCTCATTAGACGAGGATGTTATGGGAAAATTAGTAACCCACGAATTGATACCTGGTGGACGTGCCGAGGCAGTTactaatcaaaataaaattcgttatatacatagaatgGCACATTTTAGAATGCATACTCAAATAAAGGAACAAACAGCAGCTTTTATAAAAGGATTTTGTTCTATAATCAATCCCGATtggttatcattattttcaacacCAGAA CTACAAAGATTAATTTCGGGCGATAACGTCCCGTTGGATCTACGTGATCTACGTAGGCACACGCAATACTATGGTGGTTTTCACGACAGTCATAGAGTAGTATGTTGGTTATGGGACATCCTCGAGAAAGACTTTAccgaggaagaaagagggtTGTTTTTGAAG TTCGTCACAAGCTGTTCGAAATCACCCTTGCTTGGATTCGCTCATCTGGAACCAAGATTTTCAATACGTTGCGTTGAAGTTGGCGATGACGAGGATACAGGTGATACAATTG GCAGTGTGATACGTGGATTCTTTACGATACGTAAAAAGGATCCTCAAATTCGATTGCCTACCTCCTCTACGTGTTTCAATTTATTGAAACTACCAAATTACCAGAAAAAGAGTACGCTTCGTGAGAAGTTACGTTATGCTGTGACCAGTAATACAGGTTTCGAGCTTTCTTAA
- the LOC124953956 gene encoding pre-mRNA-processing factor 19, with protein sequence MALSCAISNEVPEHPVLSPVSGSIFEKRLIEKYVTENGVDPITGKELTIDQLIDVKTTPIVKPKPPSATSIPAILKILQDEWDAVMLHSFTLRQQLQTARQELSHALYQHDAACRVIARLTKEVTAAREALATLKPQAGIVQATVIPQPAVAVEAGGTAAQPMEQAGITDDVIQKLQERATVLTQERKRRGRSIPEDLLPQDSIRAFQTLASHPGLHSASVPGILALDIHGADTSKILTGGADKNATVFNKDTEQVVAILKGHTKKVTRVIYHPEEDIVMTASPDTTIRVWNVATSQTTLLLKAHDAPVTGLSLHPTGDYLLSSSLDQHWAFSDIRTGRLLTKVAGQAGQPLTTAQFHPDGLIFGTGTADSQVKIWDLKEQSNVANFPGHSGPITAISFSENGYYLATAAEDSCVKLWDLRKLKNFKTLQLEESYEVKDICFDQSGTYLAVAGTDVRVYLCKQWQELKVLNDHTATATGVRFGKHAQYIASTSMDRTLKLYGLP encoded by the exons ATGGCGCTCTCTTGTGCGA TCTCCAACGAAGTACCGGAACATCCTGTTTTATCTCCTGTATCGGGTTCTATATTTGAAAAACGTCTCATTGAGAAATATGTTACTGAAAATGGAGTGGATCCCATCACTGGCAAAGAGTTGACCATAGATCAATTAATTGATGTCAAAA CGACTCCTATTGTAAAACCTAAACCACCGAGTGCCACATCTATACCAgctattttaaaaatactgCAGGACGAATGGGACGCTGTTATGCTACATTCATTTACTCTTAGGCAACAATTACAAACAGCTCGACAAGAATTGTCTCATGCTTTATATCAACATGATGCGGCTTGTCGAGTAATTGCTAGATTAACAAAAGAAGTTACAGCTGCCCGTGAGGCTTTGGCTACTCTTAAACCACAAGCTGGAATTGTTCAAGCAACAGTTATTCCACAACCG GCTGTAGCTGTAGAAGCCGGCGGTACAGCTGCTCAGCCAATGGAACAAGCTGGTATTACTGATGATGTTATTCAAAAACTACAAGAAAGAGCAACGGTTCTCACTCAAGAAAGGAAACGTCGTGGACGTTCCATTCCTGAAGATCTTCTTCCTCAAGATAGCATCAGAGCGTTCCAAACTCTTGCATCTCACCCT gGTCTCCATTCTGCTAGTGTACCTGGAATTTTGGCATTGGACATTCATGGTGCAGATACAAGTAAAATTTTAACTGGTGGTGCTGATAAAAATGCAACTGTATTTAATAAGGATACAGAACAAGTTGTTGCTATCTTAAAAGGCCACACTAAGAAG GTAACTCGAGTAATTTATCATCCCGAAGAAGATATAGTGATGACTGCATCACCTGATACTACAATTAGAGTATGGAATGTAGCAACGAGTCAAACGACTTTATTACTGAAGGCTCATGATGCTCCAGTAACTGGATTATCATTGCATCCAACTGGAGATTACCTATTAAGTTCATCATTAGATCAGCATTGGGCATTTTCTGATATTCGTACTGGAAGATTATTGACCAAG GTGGCTGGTCAAGCTGGTCAGCCATTAACGACAGCACAATTTCATCCAGATGGATTAATTTTCGGTACTGGTACGGCTGATTCTCAAGTAAAAATCTGGGATTTGAAGGAACAATCAAACGTGGCGAATTTCCCTGGCCATTCTGGTCCGATCACAGCTATTAGTTTCTCAGAAAATGGTTATTATTTGGCTACAGCTGCTGAGGATTCTTGTGTCAAACTTTGGGATCtacgaaaattgaaaaatttcaaaacatTACAATTGGAGGAATCTTATGAAGTAAAGGACATATGTTTTGATCAAAGCGGTACCTATCTAGCTGTAGCTGGAACGGATGTTAG agtGTATTTGTGTAAACAATGGCAAGAATTGAAAGTATTGAATGATCATACAGCAACAGCGACAGGTGTACGTTTTGGAAAACATGCACAGTATATAGCATCCACTAGTATGGACAGAACATTAAAACTTTATGGTCTCccttaa